The genomic region tctttgcaagggtgtggaggttcctcatgccagcatgccctagcctccgatgccagagccagcattctgaagcttttgctagaagacatacggcaagctgtggtcctgctgagaaatctaccacgtacaaatcatccttccgatacccttcaaacactagagacttgtcagattccattagaacaaggcaacgatattttccaaacattacgatcatgttcaaatcgcaaagcattgagacagacattaagttgaagccaagggattcaacaagcatgactttatccatgtgttgatcctttgagattgcaactctacctagacccaataccttacttttaccagtgtcagcaaatgtgatgtgactcttgtcggatggacgtaaggttgagtccataagaaggcttcttttgccagtcatgtgattggtacacccactatcaataatccattctgaagacgctggtgtcgtaccctacagtgcagttagggggataggcttcacgaagagaattgtgaagcaaaaacatttgacgaaccagtgggttatgaaagcttagatccagattaggactgatagggagagtagcaagcgattcaggaacgaagtacatagtaagaccattcgggcatttgatcttgcgccctacaagatgtttaaggtccccagcaatagcgtcagacgattttggttttctgctggagacctttccctacaaaagagagtttaagctttcttagccacccacatcttcaagggtggcttagaagcaataagtctaagtgcagcgtctgagaactttggctttggagtcctagcaaaaagtcttgcaggcggacaatagtactcataagaataagcagaatagttcttggtcttatgaacatggcggttcgatgagccacgctcatattcataggcctgagtatggtttccctgcaaaacatttgtgtttatgcgactcaggtgagtcctctgtctgtatgaagcctttggaccgtatgaagcctgtggtttggagtttgtcttcttcacttgtggtgtcatgatgacattcacaagaagattctccaaacactttttcaGCACCTAGATCtccttcataggtggcccattcctgcagttagtaccaatatacctggcaaacacttcaccattctgattcttaaacagtttatagtttgcatcaaaggattcatcaatgacaatgggggtGGCACacgtgaagccagatagagtggatggttctgctgaaagttcctttgcagcaacccacgtggttttggggtactgctcaggtttccggtaagagccatcagcattcattttccttacgaacccaacaccctctttcctcgggtttcggttcaggatctgctttttgaggacatcacatagtgtttgatgccctttaagacttttgtacatccctgtttcaagcaatgtcttcaaccaagcattctcatcagcaatagcattggtatccttagcagaggggttagttcccacatcaatagttgaagatattgcaacagtagcagcagtagaacattcagcaacagaagtagcattatcacgctcaatgcatttaagacatggtggttcaaatccttcctgagcggaactgatctgtttggcgcgaagtgactcgttttccttttgaagatcctcatgagccactctcaatttctcaagatcttgcttcctttgaagataatcataggaaagcttttcatgagttgttgagagcgtttcatgacgactttcaagttcctcatacttaatgtgaagattttttatgtcttcaattaaggactcagatcgagtcatttcagcgtctaacagatcatcgtttttgtctaacagtttttgaatatgttccatagctttctgttgctcagttgcaattttagcaagtgttttgtagctgggttttgaaccacaatcagagtcatcttcactagatgtttgatagtgagtagtgtgtgtgtttaccttggcaccgcgtgccatgaagcagtaggtaggagcgaagtagtccttgtcatttgcatcggtttcggtgatgaagtcattgtcttcagtgttgaagatggacctggcaacgtatgttgtagccagacttgcaacgccagaatcggactcctcctcagactccacctccgcctcctcagaagcggactcctcctctgaatccatttcctcgccaacaaatgcacgtgccttgccagatgagctcttcttgtgtgatgaagactttgaggaagacttggaagaagactttgagtatttcttcttcttcttgtcgtcagagtcatattccttgctcttcttcttctttttgttctcattgtcccaccgcggacactcagagatgaagtggccaggtttcttgcacttgtgacatgttttcttcttgtagtcatgagcagaaacttcatcattccttgatcttgatcgtgaagactttctgaaacctctcttcttggtgaatttttggaacttcttcacaagcatagcaagttcctttccaatgtcttcaggatcatcagaactgctgtcagattcttcttcagatgaggagacagcttttgccttcaaggcacgagttcgcccatagtttggaccgtagatatctcttttctcagaaagctgaaactcatgtgtgttgagcctctcaagtatgtcagacggatcgagtgtcttgaaatcaggatgttcttgaatcatcagggctagggtgtcaaacgaactgtcaagtgatctcagtagtgtcttgacgacttcatgcttggtgatctcagtagcgccgagggcttgaagctcatttgtgatgtcagtgagtcgatcaaatatgagatggacattctcattgtcatttcgcttgaagcggttgaagaggttgtgaaggacactgattctctgatctctctgggttgagacgccttcgttgaccttggagagccagtcccacaCTAGCTTAGACGTTTCCAacgcactcacgcggccatactgtcctttgttcagatgaccacagatgatattcttggcagtagagtccagttgaacgaacttcttgacgtcagcagcagtgacaccttctccagccttgtgaacaccgttcttgatgacataccataggtcgacgtcaatggcttcaagatgcatgcgcatcttattcttccagtagggatattcagttccatcaaagataGGGCACGCAGCAGaaactttaattatccctgcagtcgacatagctaaaactctaggtggttaaaccgaatcacacagaacaagggagtaccttgctctgataccaattgaaagtatgttatatcgactagaggggggtgaataggcgatttttatgaaagtcttcaaaacatggaagtttcaaagacaaacgatagaaataaacctattaccatgcagcgaaaggtagactacactaggcaaaccatagtcaagtattcaatgaagtgaaagcacaatgactaatagcagcaatgtagtgcggatcaggtaggaagatattatgaagccaaacagaacacacagtcactcagtgaagataaaagatagtgcaatcatacaatgacttcacaaggaccaacagtaagtaaagggaaaggaaggatgaaaccagtgactcgttgaagacaatgatttgttggaccagttccagttgctgtgacaactgtacgtctcgttagggtggctaggtatttaaacctgaggacacacagtcccggacacccagtcctcaccgtattccccttgagctaaggtcacacagacctcgcccaatcactctggtaagtcttcaaggtagactcccaaaccttcatagacttcgttcaccggcaatccacaatgtctcttggatgcttagaacacgacgcctaaccggctggaggattcacagtcctcaagtgtaataagtcttcagatcacacagacaagaagacttaagtgatgcctaacactctttggctctgggtggttagggctttatcctcgcaaggaattctctctcaaaggcttcgaggtgggttgctctcaaatgacaaaagccgtactctaactcagagcagccaaccgtttatggttgtagggggtgggctatttatagccactaggcaacccgacctgatttgtccgaaatgaccctgggtcactaagcaactgacacgtgttccaacggtcagatttcaaactcacacggcaactttacttgggctacaagcaaagctgacttgtccgactctggacaagattcgctctcatagtcttcactcgaagacataggttttggttaagcatcacttcagtcattctgactggttctcttggcccccacttaacagtgcggtggttcctatgactcaacagagaagaaaaaagaactacgaaagatctaagtcttcgagctccataggcttcatgcgatgtcttctcttgtcatagtcttcaatgagaatatcttcataaaccacctttgacatcaatgtcttcatacatttttaggggtcatctctggtaggaaaactgaatcaatgagggacttctacctgtgttatcctgcaattctcacaaacacattagtccctcaactaggtttgtcgtcaatactctaaaaccaactagggatggcactagacgcacttacaaaatccttcctgagcgggactgatttgttgagcgcgaagtgactcgttttccttttgaagatcttcatgaattgctctcaatttctcaagttcttgcttcctttgaagataatcataggaaagcttttcatgagttgttgagagcatttcatgacgactttcaagttcctcatacttaacatgaggattttttatgtcttcaattaaggactaaggtcgagtcatttccgtgtccaacaggtcatcgcttttgtctaacagtttttgaatatgttccatagctttctgttattcagttgcaattttagcaagtgttttgtagctgggtttggaatcacaatcagggtcatcttcactggatgtttgatagtgagcattgcgtgagtttaccttggcaccacgtgccatgaagcaataggtgggagcggagtcgtccttgtcatcagcGTGGGTGATGgaaccattgtcttcagtgttgaagatggacttggcaacgtaggttgtagccagacttgcgacgccagagtcggactcctcctcagactccacctccgcctcctcagaagcagactcctcctttgaatccatttccttgccaacaaacgcacgagccttgccagatgagctcttcttgtgtgatgaagactttgaggaagacttggaagaagactttgagtatttcttcttcttcttcttgtcatcagaatcatactccttgctcttcttcttcttcttcttcttcttcttcttctcattgtcccactgcggacactcagagatgtagtgaccaagtttcttgcacttgtggcatgttctcttcttgtagtcatgggcagaggcttcatcattcatcactagatgtttgatagtgagtagtgcgtttgtttacctcggcaccgcgtgccatgaagcagtaggtaggagtggagtagtccttgtcatttgcatcggtgttggtgatgaagtcattgtcttcagtgttgaagatggacttggcgacgtatgctgtagccagacttgcaatgccaaaatcagactcctcctcagactccacctctgcctcctcagaagaggactcctcctctgaatccatttccttgccaacaaacgcacgtgccttgccagatgagctcttcttgtgtgatgaagactttgaggaagacttggaagaagactttgtgtatttcttctttttcttgtcgttagagtcatattccttgctcttcttcttctttctgttctcattgtcccactgtggacactcagagatgaagtgtccagttttcttgcacttgtggcatgttttcttcttgtagtcatgagcagaagcttcatcattccttgagcttgatcgggaagactttctgaagcctttcttcttggtgaatttctggaacttcttcacaagcatagcaagctcccttccaatgtcttcaggaccatgagaactgcagtcagattcttctttagatgaggaaacaacttttgccatcaaggcgcgagttcggccatagttgggaccgtagatatctcttttctcagaaagttgaaactcatgtgtgttgagcctttcaagtatgtcagacggatcgagtgtcttgaagtcagggcattcttgaatcattagggctagggtgtcaaatgagatgtcaagtgatctcaggagcgtcttgatgatttcatgcttggtaatctcggtagcgccaagagcttgaagctcatttatgatgtagtgaggcgatcaaacgtgagctgaacattctcattgtcatttctcttgaagcagttgaagaggttgcgaaggacactgatcctttgatctctctgggttgagacgccttcgttgaccttggagagccagtcccatactagcttcgatgtttccagagcactcacatggccatattgtcctttgggcagatgaccatagatgatgttcttggcagtagaatccagttgaacgaacttcttgacatcagcaggggtgacaccttcaccagtcttgggaacgccattcttgacgacatgccagaggtcgacatcaatggcttcaagatgcatgcgcatcttattcttccagtagggatattcagttccatcgaagacggggcacgcagcggagactttgattatccctgcagtcgacatagctaaaactccaggtggttaaaccgaataaCACAAAACAAggaagtaccttgctctgatatcaattgaaagtgctagttatcgactagaggggggtgaataggcgatttttatgaaagtcttcaaaacatgaaagtttcgaagacaaacgatagaaatgaacctattatcatgcagcggaaggtagactacgctaagcaagccatagtcaagtattccattaagtgaaagcacaaagactaatagcagctaggcagtatggatcaggatggaagatagtatgaagccaatcagaacaaacaATCACGCAGTGAAGATAAACAGATGATGCAAACAGACAATGACTTCACAAGTACCAACTGTAAATAAAGGGAAGGgatggatagaaccagttgcttgttgaagacaatgatttgttggaccagttccggttgctgtgacaactgtacgtctggttagggaggctaagatttaactcagaagaccttgtcttcaccttattccccttgagctaaggacacctagtcctcacccaatcactcaggtaagtcttcaaggtagacttccaaaccttcacagacttcgttcaccggcgatccacaatgactcttgaatGCTCAGAACACAACGCCTAACcaactggaggattcacagtcctcaagtgtaacaagtcttcagatcacacagacatgaagacttcagtgatgcctaacactctttggctctgagtgtttagggctttgtcctcgcaaggatttctctgtctcaaaggcttcgaggtgggttgctctcaaacaacaaaagccgtgcactaactctgagcagccaaccaatttatggtgtaggggtgggctatttatagccactaggcaacccgacctgatttgtccgaaatgaccctcggtcactaaggaactgacacgtgttccaacagtcagatttcaaacatacgcgacaactttacttgggctacaagtaaagctgacttatccaactctggataagttttgctctcattgtcttcgctcgaagacataggattgtggttaagcatcacttcagtcactctgactttgttcactgggaccccacttaacagtacagtggttcctatgactcaacaaagaagaaaaggaaacaacgaaacaactaagtcttcgcgctccatagtcttcacgcgatgtcttctcttgtcatagtcttcaatatgaatatcttcacataccatctttgtcttcaatgtcttcatacatttttaggggtcatctccggtaggtaaaccgaatcaatgagggactactacctgtgttgtcctgcaattctcacaaacatattagttcctcaaccaggtttgtcgtcaatactccaaaaccaactaggggtggcactaaatGCACTTACACTGGTCATCGGCCtcaacaagtggtgcgagtttTGAGTCCAGGCGTAGATGTTCAAGGGGCACATGGTACTCGGGCGCGGCTGGGAGGACTACTGCCGTCTGCACAACATCGTCCCAGGTAACCTCCTAGTCTTCAGGCTCTCCGTGCTGGGGTTGAAGGTGCAGATCTTCAACGCCAACACCTCGAACATCTGCATGGTCTGGTGCTCCAAGCACAACTGCGTCAGGGACATCACGCATGCCATGTAGTTTGTCTGTCAAGTCTGAACTGAAGTGTCAACACCCTGGGTCCAGCAGGGGCATAGAATGCCCTGCTGTTTTAAACTTATGCCTAGAAGTACTTATGATTTGCCTGTTCTACTATGATCTGATCATAATGTGTCCTACTGTGAACATATGTTTTGCTTTGTTCTTGCCATTCTTCTGCTGCTGTTGATGTTTTTTGCTTTGTTCTTGCTATTCTTCTGTTGATGTTGATGTTTTTTTTGCTTTGTTCTTGTTGTTCTTCTGCTGCTGTTGGTGTTTTTTGCTTTGTTCttgctattcttctactgcggctGATCGTAGTGTGTTGTGTGTTGCAAAATGGGTGGTAAGTCCACCATATTTGTAAGGGGTGAGCAGACCTAGTACTTGCACACAGCCAAACAGTCGTGCTTTGCACCTGCTCATCCAAAAGTACAAACAcatgcaaccaaacaacatgcatcCATCTGGCCTTGATGCAATGTAAGCAACCAATCAACATGCAGATGTTGGTTTTTGCTTGCATATGCTCAGCCAGACCCAACTGTTTCTGTAGGCTCTTATGGTGTTTTCTTCTCTGAGACAATGATTTGCTTTGTAGATTGTGATCGCCAGCATCTCCTGGTCTACATTAATGATTTTTCAGCTGCTACTTCTACAagttcatgagtttaatttgtGGCCGGTAGATTCAGGATGGAAGAAGACTTTGATATCCTCAAGATTTTTAAATGTAATTTTATTTTCTATAAGGGCGTGTTTGTAAGGATATTTGATACTTTGTATATGACCTTAGGTTTTCCGAAAACAACACATTGGTATATTGTTTTCGCAATCTAAAGCAGCATCAAAATTTAATTTAAAAGCCTCTCAAACAAAATTTAATTTAAAAGAAAAAATAGCCATAGGCCGGTGGCAGTTGGCACCAATGGGGGAGcaaaaatgctacacctacgtaactCTTTTACGTACGCTACGTAATCTACCTTCCTCATAACTAAAcgtccccccctgattttcaggatGGGCCCTGGGCCTCAATTAACATCCAATTAAACACTGCCATGTCCTTCATTACGTAAGATACGTAAGAACCAGCCcgtagatgtagcattgctcaatgGGGGAGTCGGGTGGCAGCACGCCGCCACGCAAAGGCACAGCACAGCTAAACCCTCAACAAAAACGCGAAGCGGGGGGCAGAGGATAGGGAAGAAACCCTTGCCCAGCTCCAGCCTGAGAGGAAGACctcgcccccctcccctcccctccccctctcaCCTAATCCGCGGCAGCCAAATGGCGCTCACCTCCCAGAGCCTCTTCTTCACCCCGTCGCCCGCCGGGCCTTCCCGGCGAGGCCGGGGGCGCCCCGTCACCATGTCCGCCGCCGCATCGCACAACTCGCAGCCCCGAAACAACCCCTTCGCCGTCTCATCCTCCGCCCCCAAATCCGAATCCAAGACCTCCAAAACCGACCTTGCCCTTGgctccgccatcgccgccgccgcctccggcgcTTTCCTCCTCGCCTCCTCTGGCGGCTTTGGGGGCGGCCCCGGGGGCCCCCTCGGCGGGGGAGGCGGatggggcggtggcggcggtggtgccggtggtggtggcggcggcgggggcttcTGGTCGCGGATCTTCTCCGCCGGCGCGGCGAATGCCGACGACAAGTCGTCGCCCGACTGGGACCCGCATGGCCTCCCGGCCAACATCACGGTGCCGCTCTCGAAGCTGAGCGGGCTGAAGAGATACAAGTTGTCGGAGCTCAAGTTCTTCGACCGTGCCGCGCCTGGCGGAGGTGGCGCCACGGATGCCGGGCCAGAGGACTCCTTCTTCGAGATGGTTACCCTGCAGCCAGGCGGCGTGTACACCAAGTCGCAACTTCTGAAGGAGCTCGAGACGCTAGTCTCCTGCGGCATGTTCGAGCGGGTTGACCTAGAAGGGAAGGCCAAACCTGACGGCACCCTTGGCCTCACCGTCTCCTTCACAGAGAGCGTCTGGAGTGCAGCCAAGCAGTTCAAGTGCATCAATGTTGGGCTTATGGCTCAGTCGGGCCAGGCTGACTTCGATCAGGACATGACTGAGAGGGAGAAGATGGACTACCTTCGGAAGCAGGAACGTGATTACCAGCAGCGTGTCCGCGGCGCCATGCCGTGCATTTTGCCAGAGTCCGTCCGAGGGGAGGTTCTGGCAATGATGAAAAAACAGGAGAAGGTGAGTGCCAGGATGCTGCAGAAGATCAGGGACCATGTTCAGAAATGGTACCACAATGAGGGCTTTGTATGCGCACAAGTGGTGAACTTTGGAAATCTTAACACCAGTGAGGTTGTGTGTGAGGTCGTCGAGGGGAACATAACCAAAGTGGAGTACCAGTTCCAGGATAAGCTAGGGAATTTTGTGGAAGGGAATACCCAAATTCCTATCATTGACCGGGAGCTGCCCCAGCAGGTATACCGCACACCACTAGCGTCTAAAACAAACACAGGAGGACAGTTTTATTAGCAGTACTATGATGTTGTACAGTCAATTAAGATGTTAAAGTTTAGCATCTAGTGATATCTGTGGCATTTCATTTTGAATAGTGGAGTAAATTTAGCTTCTGTGATGTTTCTGACATTTTATTTTGACCAATGCACTATGTTGTGACTTGTCAGTCGTTTTAGCAAGGTTTATGTGTAGTAGTAGTTCCAATATCCTGTCGAATTAGGATGGCATTGGGTTCTCTTGACAGTTGGGTTCCCCAGCAGGTATACTGAGTACCACTAGCTTATGAAACAAACATGGGAGTTTTATTAGCACTACTATGTTCCAATATCCTGTTGAACTAGGATGTCCTTGGGTTATCTTGACAGTTGGAAACTTTCTTTTAGTGCTTCTGTGTAATTTTGTTAATGTGCTGTTTAGCTACAAGAGTAGCAGCCAAGACCATACCCTTTCATGATGCATGGTTTGATGATTGTAGTATGACAGACCACTTTTTGCTTCATACTTACTGCTACTGTTAGTATGGTCTCCTTGTGCATGCCTTCAATAAAGATGAGTGTTTTCTTGTGCTGACTGATATTGAATTTGATCACGATTCTCAGATGCTCATTTTGCTGCTATCATTGTTTTCCAATGGATTATCTGTTATTATTTCTGGGACTTCAGCATTTAACTTGTACTTCTACTGCTCTTACAGCTTCGACCTGGTCATATCTTTAATATTGGAGCAGGAAAGCAAGCCCTGAAGAATATAAATTCGCTCGCTTTATTCTCCAATATAGAAGTGAATCCACGTCCTGATGAGACAAAAGAAGGTGGTATTGTAGTTGAAATTAAGCTTAAGGAACTAGAACCAAAGTCTGCTGAAGTAAGCACAGAGTGGAGTATTGTACCTGGACGTCAAGGCAGGCCCACCCTGGTAATATACCTACTGATTTTGCAGCTTTCTGTTCTCTGCGAATTCTTCATTTAAAATACATGACTAATGAGTAAACTACAGAACATTGCAATCCTGTTATGCGCCAGTGTATCTGATAAAAAAATTCTTTTAGGCATCCATTCAACCTGGAGGAACTGTGTCATTTGAACACCGCAACATCTATGGTCTTAACAGATCCATTGTTGGTTCCGTTACATCCAGTAACCTGCTCAACCCTCAGGTTAGTTGGTGATGTGTTATCCTTTTCTTGTGGTTTTTGATTGTTTGCTTATAATTACTGTTAGATAATTCATTGAGGAATATTTTTTGGCAAGGACTTGCAGGATAATTTAAGCATGTTCCTATATTTATCTGTTTTCTTTATCACGATAACATCTAGGGAGTGTACATCTGTACATGTCTACACTTTTTCCTGTGAAATCCTTAAAACAAAATTTAACTTTAATTGCCTGCTACGATATAAAAGAAAAGAATAGTCCATGTTGTAACTGTTAGATAAAGTGCAACCCTGTGCAAGACACACATACATGTCTGCTAATTCATTGAGGAATCTTTTTTGGCATAGACTCGCAGGATAAGTTAAGCATGTTCCGATATTTACCTGTTTTCTTTATCACGCTACCATCTCGGAAGTGTACATCTGTACATGTCTACACTTTTGTCTGCAAAATCCTTAAACAGAATTTAACTTCAATTGCCATGTTGTAACTGTTAGATAAAGTGCAGCCCTGTGTAAGACACACAATACATGTCTGCTAACGTGCTAGCACCATCAACAAGAATTGATTCGTTTCGTTCTGGCCATGTATTTGTCAGTTGTTAGATAACCTAATATGGATCTAGCATTCCTTCCTGAGAAGTTTTATCAATTCTGAATTTTGTTTTTCCACATGTATGTGCTTATCCATGTGTTTTGTGGGTCCTTAGGAT from Triticum aestivum cultivar Chinese Spring chromosome 4A, IWGSC CS RefSeq v2.1, whole genome shotgun sequence harbors:
- the LOC123085425 gene encoding protein TOC75, chloroplastic, whose translation is MALTSQSLFFTPSPAGPSRRGRGRPVTMSAAASHNSQPRNNPFAVSSSAPKSESKTSKTDLALGSAIAAAASGAFLLASSGGFGGGPGGPLGGGGGWGGGGGGAGGGGGGGGFWSRIFSAGAANADDKSSPDWDPHGLPANITVPLSKLSGLKRYKLSELKFFDRAAPGGGGATDAGPEDSFFEMVTLQPGGVYTKSQLLKELETLVSCGMFERVDLEGKAKPDGTLGLTVSFTESVWSAAKQFKCINVGLMAQSGQADFDQDMTEREKMDYLRKQERDYQQRVRGAMPCILPESVRGEVLAMMKKQEKVSARMLQKIRDHVQKWYHNEGFVCAQVVNFGNLNTSEVVCEVVEGNITKVEYQFQDKLGNFVEGNTQIPIIDRELPQQLRPGHIFNIGAGKQALKNINSLALFSNIEVNPRPDETKEGGIVVEIKLKELEPKSAEVSTEWSIVPGRQGRPTLASIQPGGTVSFEHRNIYGLNRSIVGSVTSSNLLNPQDDLSFKLEYVHPYLDGVDDRNKNRTFKTSCFNTRKLSPVFVAGPNMDEAPPVWVDRVGFKANITESFTRQSKFTYGLVVEEITTRDETNSICTHGSRAMPSGGLSMDGPPTTLSGTGVDRMAFLQANITRDNTEFVNGAVIGDRCIFQLDQGLGIGSKSPLFNRHQLTLTKFINLNNQEKGVGKPLPAVLVLHGHYAGCVGDLPSYDAFTLGGPYSVRGYGMGELGASRNVLEVAGEVRIPVKNTYVYGFAEHGTDLGSSKDVKGNPTEFFRRVGHGSSYGVGVKLGLVRGEYIVDHNTGAGTVFFRFGERF